From the genome of Winogradskyella forsetii, one region includes:
- a CDS encoding MFS transporter: MMSKTTSNVPMGKKIAFGLGMLANQMFPAAMGIFMVVLIQDYGLSTLMWGILFFLPRLFDSFTDPIMGFISDNTRSIWGRRRQYVLLGAVIMGIGFSLLWQMYIDDGVDYNFVYFLIWSLVFYLGLTIFSVPYVAMGYEMSDDFHERTNIMAVAQSIGQWAWVIAPWFWVVMYDDNWFGSTTDTTRSLGIWVGVTCAILAMVPAIFIKSKSTKDDQSLTPLTLKTLGGSLKQILNNFKEAFKIPVFRKLCYSTFLIFNAFNVVAGFSFFIVVYYLFNGDAGAAGLWPTLLGSVGALATTFLVIPIVTKMSKTMGKKNAFLVSQGISVFGYIMLWFLFIPGKPYMFLFALPFFSFGIGSLFTLMMSMTSDVIDIDELNTGKRREGVFGAIYWLMVKFGFAFAGLATGAIMTLVGFVPDTENTEASITGIRLFYSGLPILGTLGAMWIMHSYDLTEEKALEISAELAKRKVKKKTKEISSAYGAGHLLSVLNNDIKLEAYSEINFDNRSIEDVKTMFLDKLNNRLCGLCFSPYVEGQSPDEDILSESQIRRRMEIIAPYTIAIRSFSCTEGNQLIPIVAHEKGLNSIAGAWISGDKERNAKEIKALIELAKTGVVNVAAVGNEVLLRGEVSEVELIGYINEVKQALNGFDVAVGYVDTYYEYYNRPKLVEATDIILANCYPFWEGFGIEDSLQHLREMYALTKHVSQGKKVIIAETGWPSQGAANEDAHPSQLNAMRYFIQSQEWASKENVEIFHFSSFDETWKVRVEGELGARWGIWDKDENLKYN; this comes from the coding sequence ATGATGTCTAAAACTACGAGTAATGTACCCATGGGAAAAAAAATTGCCTTTGGACTAGGCATGTTGGCAAATCAAATGTTTCCTGCTGCTATGGGCATTTTTATGGTCGTTTTAATTCAAGACTATGGTTTATCAACTTTGATGTGGGGTATTTTGTTTTTTCTTCCTCGTCTTTTCGACTCTTTTACAGATCCAATTATGGGATTTATTTCTGATAACACAAGATCTATCTGGGGGAGACGTAGACAATATGTGCTTCTTGGAGCTGTGATTATGGGCATTGGGTTTTCATTGTTGTGGCAAATGTATATAGACGATGGCGTCGATTATAATTTCGTATATTTTTTAATTTGGTCTTTAGTTTTTTATTTAGGACTTACCATTTTTTCTGTGCCATACGTAGCTATGGGCTATGAGATGAGTGACGATTTTCATGAGCGTACAAATATTATGGCAGTAGCGCAGTCAATTGGGCAATGGGCTTGGGTAATTGCGCCTTGGTTTTGGGTAGTAATGTATGACGATAACTGGTTTGGTTCTACAACAGATACCACGCGATCCTTAGGTATTTGGGTAGGTGTTACCTGTGCAATTTTAGCGATGGTGCCAGCTATTTTTATAAAAAGTAAGTCAACAAAAGATGATCAAAGTTTAACTCCTTTAACATTAAAAACGCTGGGAGGAAGTTTGAAACAGATTTTAAACAATTTTAAAGAAGCATTTAAAATTCCAGTTTTCAGAAAGTTATGTTATTCAACCTTTTTGATCTTCAATGCCTTTAACGTAGTTGCTGGTTTTTCATTTTTTATTGTCGTCTATTATTTATTTAATGGAGATGCTGGAGCAGCAGGTCTATGGCCAACGTTGCTAGGTAGTGTAGGTGCATTGGCTACTACCTTTTTGGTTATTCCTATTGTAACAAAGATGTCTAAAACCATGGGTAAAAAGAATGCTTTTTTAGTTTCTCAAGGAATTTCTGTTTTTGGCTATATAATGCTTTGGTTCTTATTTATTCCTGGTAAACCTTATATGTTTTTATTTGCGTTACCTTTTTTCTCTTTCGGAATAGGAAGTTTATTTACACTTATGATGTCTATGACCTCAGATGTTATAGATATTGATGAACTAAATACAGGTAAGCGAAGAGAGGGAGTTTTTGGAGCGATTTATTGGTTGATGGTAAAGTTTGGTTTTGCATTTGCAGGATTAGCAACAGGAGCTATTATGACCTTAGTAGGGTTTGTGCCAGACACTGAAAACACGGAGGCTTCAATAACAGGAATTAGGTTATTCTATTCAGGCTTACCAATATTAGGTACACTTGGTGCAATGTGGATAATGCATAGTTATGATCTTACTGAAGAAAAAGCTTTAGAAATAAGTGCTGAATTGGCAAAACGAAAAGTTAAAAAGAAAACAAAAGAAATATCTTCAGCTTATGGTGCTGGTCATTTGTTATCCGTTCTAAATAACGATATTAAATTAGAGGCGTATTCAGAAATAAATTTTGATAATAGAAGCATCGAGGATGTAAAAACAATGTTTCTCGATAAACTCAACAATAGGTTATGTGGACTCTGTTTTAGTCCTTATGTAGAAGGACAAAGCCCTGATGAAGATATCTTATCTGAGTCTCAGATTCGTCGACGTATGGAAATCATAGCTCCATATACAATCGCAATTCGGTCATTTTCGTGCACTGAAGGAAACCAATTGATACCAATAGTAGCACATGAAAAAGGCCTTAATTCAATTGCTGGTGCTTGGATTAGTGGTGATAAGGAGCGCAATGCAAAAGAGATAAAAGCCTTAATAGAACTTGCCAAGACAGGAGTAGTTAATGTTGCTGCTGTAGGTAACGAAGTACTGCTTAGAGGAGAAGTGTCAGAAGTTGAGTTAATTGGTTATATCAATGAAGTTAAACAGGCTTTAAATGGATTTGATGTCGCTGTAGGCTATGTAGATACCTATTACGAATATTATAACCGGCCAAAGTTGGTTGAAGCTACTGATATTATTTTAGCAAACTGTTATCCGTTCTGGGAAGGATTTGGAATTGAAGATTCGTTACAACATTTGAGAGAAATGTATGCCCTAACAAAACACGTTTCACAAGGTAAAAAAGTTATTATAGCCGAAACAGGATGGCCAAGTCAGGGTGCAGCAAATGAAGATGCACATCCTTCTCAGCTAAACGCAATGCGATATTTCATTCAGTCCCAAGAATGGGCAAGTAAAGAAAATGTGGAAATTTTTCATTTTTCTTCTTTTGACGAAACTTGGAAAGTACGGGTGGAAGGTGAGTTAGGTGCACGTTGGGGCATTTGGGACAAAGATGAAAATCTTAAGTACAACTAA
- a CDS encoding DUF3857 domain-containing protein: MKLFKLSLLTYLLILTSAYSQAFYESYDWDKTPNFDAKDYTNENLVAAKEKIATEFYFTPNDEFVEFYLEHKAYYLNSDQAIEDYNKIYLPYDSDSELIVNKARVITPAGKVIDLDDSKILTATDDETQKIYKYFAFEGIEKGSFIEFMYVVKRSPSYSGKRISFQDDFKKKDIEFDLFAPSNLIFKFKSYNDLKDVEKDTVVKTKNHWSFKLPEVKKLEEETQALYSAERQFLIYALDENTANNSKDITSYASVAQNVYNFYNAELSKKTIKALDQLIKALKLDDSDDLNSKVRTIENYIKTNIFAAEYSNDKLNDLDTIVDEKVASEQGIIKLYVALFNQLGIKHDIVFTCSREFMHFDKDFEANIFLQDVMIYFPKTKSYLAPNENDSRYGFPPGYLTDTNGLFIKQVTVGDFVSAVGKIKSIKPVKAEHSKDNMTIDVTFDNDDISTTNIKLSRAMSGYYGMFIHPYINLVKPENRKELVEGFAKNLNESVTINNTKIDNDNSELFGTEPIIFNVDFTSDAFVEKAGNKYLFKVGELIGRQMELYQENERVLTLENEFRRVYERTINVTIPEGYTIVNFDDINIDNEYIDNGKTLLSFKSFYELNGNVLTITADEYYKINRIPVAIYEDYRRVINSAADFNKVTLVLVKE; this comes from the coding sequence ATGAAATTATTCAAATTAAGCCTGCTAACCTATTTATTAATTCTTACATCAGCATATAGCCAAGCGTTCTATGAAAGTTATGATTGGGATAAAACTCCTAATTTCGATGCAAAAGACTATACCAATGAAAATTTAGTTGCCGCCAAGGAAAAAATAGCAACTGAATTTTACTTCACGCCAAATGATGAATTTGTTGAGTTTTATTTAGAGCACAAGGCTTATTATCTAAACTCGGATCAAGCTATAGAAGATTATAACAAAATTTATTTACCGTACGATTCAGATTCAGAACTAATAGTAAATAAAGCAAGAGTTATTACGCCCGCAGGCAAAGTGATAGATTTGGATGATTCTAAAATACTCACGGCAACTGACGATGAGACTCAAAAAATCTATAAATATTTTGCGTTTGAGGGTATTGAAAAAGGGAGTTTTATAGAGTTTATGTATGTGGTAAAACGCAGTCCGTCTTACAGTGGAAAACGGATTAGCTTTCAAGATGATTTTAAAAAAAAGGATATTGAATTCGACCTTTTTGCACCGTCAAATTTAATATTCAAATTCAAAAGTTATAACGACTTAAAAGACGTCGAAAAAGATACGGTTGTAAAAACTAAAAACCACTGGTCTTTCAAATTACCTGAAGTAAAAAAATTAGAAGAAGAAACACAAGCTCTCTATTCCGCAGAAAGACAATTTCTTATTTATGCCCTGGACGAAAACACTGCAAATAACAGTAAGGACATTACCTCCTATGCTTCTGTAGCCCAGAACGTCTATAATTTTTACAATGCAGAACTATCAAAGAAAACTATTAAGGCACTTGATCAACTTATTAAGGCGCTAAAATTAGACGATTCTGATGATTTAAACTCAAAAGTCAGAACCATAGAAAATTATATAAAGACCAATATTTTTGCCGCTGAATATAGTAATGATAAATTAAATGATCTAGACACTATTGTTGATGAAAAAGTGGCCAGTGAACAAGGTATAATAAAGCTTTATGTTGCCTTATTTAATCAACTTGGCATCAAACACGATATTGTATTTACCTGTAGTAGAGAATTTATGCATTTTGACAAAGACTTTGAAGCCAATATCTTTTTACAGGATGTTATGATCTATTTTCCGAAAACCAAATCGTATTTAGCACCTAATGAGAATGACTCACGCTATGGTTTTCCTCCAGGTTACCTTACAGACACCAATGGTCTATTTATTAAGCAGGTAACTGTTGGTGATTTTGTCTCTGCAGTTGGAAAAATAAAATCAATTAAACCTGTAAAAGCTGAACATTCCAAAGACAACATGACTATTGATGTGACCTTTGACAATGATGATATTTCAACTACAAATATAAAATTGAGCCGAGCAATGTCTGGTTATTATGGTATGTTCATTCATCCTTATATCAACTTAGTCAAACCTGAAAACAGGAAAGAACTTGTTGAAGGTTTTGCTAAAAACCTTAACGAAAGCGTTACTATTAACAACACAAAAATTGATAATGACAATTCAGAATTATTTGGAACAGAACCTATAATATTTAATGTTGATTTTACATCTGATGCCTTTGTTGAAAAAGCAGGTAATAAATATCTTTTTAAAGTTGGCGAACTTATAGGTCGTCAAATGGAATTGTATCAAGAAAACGAAAGAGTCCTCACTTTAGAAAATGAATTTAGGCGCGTTTATGAAAGAACAATAAACGTTACAATCCCTGAAGGTTACACAATTGTAAACTTTGATGATATAAATATTGATAACGAATATATTGATAACGGAAAAACCCTTTTAAGCTTTAAATCTTTTTACGAATTAAATGGCAATGTTTTAACAATCACAGCAGACGAATATTACAAAATCAATCGTATACCTGTCGCAATTTATGAAGATTATAGACGAGTCATTAACAGTGCTGCCGACTTTAATAAGGTCACTTTAGTACTGGTTAAAGAGTAA
- a CDS encoding T9SS type A sorting domain-containing protein has product MKKITFLFTLLVVALGYSQAPTEAAPNPPARDAADVISIFTQTTDATTTVYNDLSVADFNPNWGSTSGNVTIDPQGGDRALTYPNFDYQGIIIGSNINVGAMTKLHVDIWTNSVSPNVYLISNTSGERFVNVASAPNQWTSVEIDLSEYTSQGLTLNDIKEFKFATDSGASGVSIYIDNLYFSRPAVDPLTDATLSDLQIDGSTIPTFGPNTTSYTYSVPTGTTTVPQITTATTTNASATAVITQASAIPGSASVAVTAQDGTTMQTYTVAFAASGPATAAPAPPARTPQNVISIFSDAYNDIAIDTYDTPWCGATTTEVMIEGDAIKQITGLGCEGIEFVSGRFDASGFGFFHMDIFTESETMDKSFNIKFSDWQGGAEEEGALEYSATNANVLPATNPGTWISIDLPLSAFSVINGVDGSDLVQFVITSDLGTVYYDNLYLHNNNLSTNEFAAADFKVYPNPTKNNWNVESNTTITSISVYDILGKRVSTLSPNTNDVEISTENIQSGIYFARIEGSNGSKTVKLIKE; this is encoded by the coding sequence ATGAAGAAAATTACTTTTTTATTCACACTTTTAGTAGTCGCTTTAGGTTACTCTCAAGCGCCAACTGAAGCTGCACCGAATCCGCCTGCCCGTGATGCGGCAGACGTAATTTCTATTTTTACGCAGACCACTGATGCTACCACGACTGTTTACAATGATTTATCAGTGGCTGACTTCAATCCAAATTGGGGTTCAACTTCAGGAAACGTAACTATCGATCCACAGGGTGGAGATAGAGCATTAACGTATCCAAATTTTGATTATCAAGGTATTATAATAGGCTCTAACATTAATGTTGGTGCTATGACAAAACTTCACGTGGATATATGGACCAATAGCGTTTCACCTAATGTTTACTTAATTAGTAATACAAGTGGTGAAAGGTTTGTTAATGTAGCGTCAGCACCTAACCAATGGACAAGTGTTGAAATTGATTTGTCAGAATACACAAGTCAAGGTCTAACATTAAATGATATCAAAGAATTTAAGTTTGCTACAGATTCTGGAGCGAGTGGTGTTTCTATTTATATTGATAACCTCTATTTTTCAAGGCCAGCAGTAGATCCTTTGACAGATGCAACTTTAAGTGATTTACAAATTGATGGTTCTACCATTCCAACCTTTGGTCCGAATACTACAAGTTATACTTATTCCGTGCCAACTGGTACAACAACAGTGCCTCAAATTACTACAGCGACAACTACAAATGCTAGTGCAACTGCAGTTATTACACAAGCCTCGGCTATACCAGGAAGCGCTTCTGTAGCTGTAACAGCTCAAGACGGAACAACTATGCAAACTTACACGGTAGCTTTTGCGGCTTCAGGTCCTGCTACAGCAGCACCAGCGCCTCCAGCAAGAACGCCACAAAATGTTATATCCATATTTAGTGATGCTTATAACGATATCGCAATAGATACTTACGATACGCCTTGGTGTGGTGCAACAACTACAGAGGTTATGATTGAAGGAGATGCTATTAAGCAAATTACAGGACTTGGCTGTGAAGGTATTGAATTCGTTTCTGGTCGATTTGATGCTTCAGGTTTCGGGTTTTTCCATATGGATATTTTTACGGAATCAGAGACCATGGATAAAAGTTTTAATATCAAATTTTCTGATTGGCAAGGCGGTGCAGAAGAAGAAGGTGCATTAGAATATTCTGCAACTAACGCAAATGTTCTACCTGCAACGAATCCAGGTACATGGATTTCTATAGATTTACCGTTGTCGGCTTTTAGTGTCATTAATGGTGTGGATGGAAGTGATTTAGTGCAATTTGTAATCACTTCGGATTTAGGCACTGTTTATTATGACAACCTTTACTTACATAACAACAATTTAAGTACAAATGAATTTGCTGCAGCAGATTTCAAAGTCTATCCAAACCCAACTAAAAATAATTGGAATGTTGAAAGCAATACCACGATAACTTCTATTTCAGTTTATGATATTTTAGGTAAACGTGTTTCAACGTTATCTCCGAACACTAATGATGTCGAGATTAGCACTGAAAATATTCAATCTGGTATCTATTTCGCAAGAATAGAAGGAAGTAATGGTTCTAAAACCGTTAAGCTTATTAAAGAATAA
- a CDS encoding glycoside hydrolase family 17 protein, with product MSYREESYYKYKGYSQITTKGIDVSKLTLEALNNLWHKTIEDGFHGICFSIYEDGQNPGDDISFEQVERRVKILKPHVEAIRSFSCIEGNEHVPIAAKKHGLKTLVGAWLSDDKEDNEREIEGLITLAKAGNVDVAAVGNEVLYRNELTLKELLGYIKRVKDALQGLDIPVGYVDAYYEFSRHPELVENTDVVLANLYPFWEGCPIEYALGHMQAMYGQVVDAAHGKPIIITETGWPSEGGSFKGAIADNAAAMKYFIDTINWTKENDIPIFYFSSFDESWKTGDEGDVGAYWGLWDKNEKLKY from the coding sequence ATGTCATACAGAGAAGAATCCTATTACAAATATAAAGGTTATAGCCAGATTACTACAAAAGGTATCGATGTGTCAAAACTCACATTGGAGGCGTTAAACAACCTATGGCATAAAACAATCGAAGATGGTTTTCATGGTATATGTTTTAGTATATATGAGGATGGCCAAAACCCAGGTGATGATATTAGTTTTGAACAAGTTGAGCGTCGTGTAAAAATTTTAAAACCACATGTTGAAGCGATCCGGTCATTCTCTTGTATTGAAGGTAACGAGCATGTGCCAATAGCTGCAAAAAAGCATGGATTAAAAACTTTAGTAGGTGCATGGCTAAGTGATGATAAGGAAGATAATGAAAGAGAAATTGAAGGTTTAATAACCCTTGCTAAGGCAGGGAATGTGGATGTCGCAGCAGTTGGCAATGAAGTCTTATACCGCAATGAGTTAACGCTTAAAGAGTTGTTGGGTTATATAAAACGCGTAAAAGATGCCTTGCAAGGACTAGATATACCTGTAGGTTATGTAGATGCCTACTACGAGTTTTCACGTCACCCTGAGTTAGTTGAAAATACCGATGTTGTATTGGCTAATTTGTATCCATTTTGGGAAGGTTGTCCAATAGAGTATGCTTTAGGGCACATGCAGGCCATGTACGGGCAAGTTGTAGATGCGGCTCATGGCAAACCAATTATTATTACTGAAACAGGTTGGCCTAGTGAAGGAGGAAGTTTTAAAGGTGCGATTGCTGATAATGCCGCTGCAATGAAATACTTTATAGACACCATAAACTGGACGAAAGAAAACGACATACCAATATTTTATTTCTCCTCTTTTGATGAGTCATGGAAAACAGGTGATGAAGGTGATGTTGGAGCATATTGGGGACTTTGGGATAAAAATGAAAAATTGAAGTATTAA
- a CDS encoding LacI family DNA-binding transcriptional regulator gives MTTLKELAALLNISISTVSKALNDSHEISDNTKNRVNELAEKLNYKPNRIAQQLKTNKSKTIGVILPTVTNPFFAEVLHGIEMAATNSDYDIIVCLSNETLHKEKRSLELLSNGSVDGFIMAVARESQVKKQTDHIRSAIKSKLPVLMFDRVVNDIECNKVIVDDFQSVYEATEHLIVNEKRKNILLVSNIEELSVGKLRIEGYSKALKNHKLKPTYLKLDNAIDVDVESKIYNYLKENESIDAILSIDHVTGIVAINMAKKLGRNIPKDLSVVGFGYEHTQLLSSPKISIIHQKAHKIGEMSAKLLIDNIMDEDLELQTIVVPSELKLSESVKE, from the coding sequence ATGACAACACTCAAAGAATTAGCTGCCCTTCTAAACATTTCTATTTCTACGGTTTCAAAAGCATTAAACGATAGTCATGAGATTAGTGATAATACCAAAAACCGTGTGAATGAGCTTGCAGAAAAGCTCAACTATAAACCCAATAGAATAGCACAACAGCTTAAAACAAATAAATCTAAAACGATTGGTGTTATTCTTCCAACGGTTACCAATCCGTTCTTTGCTGAGGTGTTGCATGGCATTGAAATGGCGGCGACAAACAGTGATTACGATATCATTGTTTGCCTTTCTAACGAAACCTTGCATAAAGAAAAGCGAAGCCTAGAGTTATTGTCTAATGGAAGTGTGGACGGTTTCATAATGGCTGTAGCAAGGGAAAGTCAGGTAAAAAAACAAACTGATCATATAAGGTCTGCCATAAAAAGCAAACTTCCTGTTTTAATGTTTGATCGTGTGGTCAATGATATTGAATGTAATAAAGTGATTGTAGATGATTTTCAGTCCGTATATGAAGCCACAGAACATTTAATAGTGAATGAAAAAAGAAAAAACATTCTTTTAGTAAGTAATATTGAAGAACTGAGCGTTGGCAAACTAAGAATAGAGGGGTATTCTAAAGCATTGAAGAATCATAAATTAAAACCCACATACCTTAAATTAGATAATGCAATCGATGTCGATGTAGAAAGTAAAATATACAATTATTTAAAAGAGAATGAATCCATAGATGCTATTTTATCCATAGATCACGTTACTGGAATTGTAGCGATAAATATGGCGAAAAAATTAGGTAGAAACATTCCTAAAGATTTATCAGTAGTTGGCTTTGGTTATGAGCATACACAACTATTATCGAGCCCTAAAATCTCTATTATTCACCAAAAAGCGCATAAAATAGGGGAAATGTCTGCAAAATTGTTGATTGATAATATTATGGATGAAGATCTAGAGTTACAGACCATTGTTGTTCCGAGTGAATTGAAATTGAGTGAGTCTGTAAAAGAGTAA